One Polaribacter reichenbachii genomic window, TCTTCTTTTGAGCCTCTTCTATTTGGTTTTTAATGATGTACTCTCCTCTGTCTGAGAAAAAATCTGATAAACGAGCATATTTTGCCGTTTTTGCAAGGCCTAATTGTTCTCTAATTTTAAAATTATTTTTTTCTAAATAAATTGCAGGTACTTCATACCAAAGTCTAGCATTTTCTATGATTGATAACAAAACCTGGCTAGGTTCCATATCATGTAAAGTTTCTGTTTGAGCTACTTTTCTAACCAATTCAGATGCGAAAGTATGCGCAGGTTTCATTCTACCTCCAGCATCTTGTATTACTAATTTATTAAAATCTTCTGCGTGTTCTAAGGATACTAAATTTGCTTTTAAAATAGAATCAACCTGTTGGTCTGTAATTCTATTTACTCTATGTGGACTACTCTGTTGTTGCTCTGATTGAGTTGTTGTAGTATGCATATGATTTGGATCTGAATGATCATGATCTGCCTCTTGCCCAAAACTAAAAGCAGAAATGAATAGAGCTGCAGTTAAAGACATCAAAGCTTTTTTCTTTCTGATTTTATTTAATGAATTCTTAAGTGAATCAAAACGAGTGTTTTTTGCAAAAAAGATGCAAATTAAACCTGTGTATAAAAGTGAATACCCTAAATAAGTAATAAAAGTTCCCCACCAATCGTGATTTACAGATAAATGTGTTTGTTCTCTTTCACCAGATAAATCGTAACTAGACTGGAAAAATTTATAACCTTTGTGATCTAAAATATGATTCATAAAAATTCGAAAATCAAAAGTTTCATCAGTATCAATAACGGTAACTTCACTAGCATATGAAGCTGCACTTTCTGATCCTGGATATTTTTCTAATTGAAAATCATTTAACTTTACACTAAAAGGCGTTTCTAAAATTTTAGCACCATACCACAATCTAAAATTTAAACCATCTAAAGTAAAATCTTGTGCATTATCATTATTAAATTTACCACCAGTAAGTTCTACTCTTTGGGTTTCTGAGCCTGTTTTTATATCTAAAACAATTACGTCTAAAACTTTGTCATCTTTAGGACCACTTACAGTTTTCATGGTTCCTTTACTTGGATATTGAGGCACTACAAAAGGCAAACCTGCAACATTGTATAAAGAACGCAATTTAAAATCTTGAATGCTATCTTTTACTAAACCACCTTGTTGTTGTGTAGCCATTACTTGATAATTACCATCAGCTTTAGAAAGAATTTTTAAACTATCATTTCTTTTAAATATATTGATATTCGCATTGTTATCTTCAGCATTAAAACCTACTAAAACATTATGAATATTAGCAACTGTACCTGATTTTATGTAATGTTCGTGTCTATTTCCGCTAGAAGATTCTACGATAAATAGATGTTCTACACCATTTTCATCTTCAACTAATTTTTTTTCAGCCCAAGGGATATAATCAACCAAATTAACCTCGTAATCTTTTCCTTTAAAATTATCAGAAAAAGACCAAGAATTAGAACCCCAAGCACTTAATAAAATCGGTTCGTGCTTTGATTTTTGCACCTCATTATTATCAACAATAAGATTTACGTAGGTTGTTTCTGATAAAAATTTATTGGTAGTTTCACCTTCGTCAATTAGCATAATGCCTTCAAACCCCACATATCTGGTTACACCTGCACCAATTATGATAAATAAAAATGCTAAATGAAACATTAAAACTGGCCATTTTTCTTTTCTTAACAGTTTGTATCGGAAAATATTTCCAAAAAAGTTGATGACAAAGAAAATCATAATTACTTCAAACCACCAGGTATTATATACTAGAGCTTTTGAAGTTTGGGTTCCGAAATCATTTTCTATAAAAGTGGCTACTCCCATTGCTGTAGCAAAAAGGAAAAATAAAACAGCCATTAAACGAGTTGAGTATAGAAAATTAAGAAAATTTTTCATCTGAAAATAAGTGCTTTTAAAAGAGCAACAAATTTAAGCATAAAAGCACAAATAACCTTTTTGATATAACTATATTTAATTGTTAAAAAAGAACTAAAAAAATGAATAAAACACACATAATTCCTAATAATATTGAAGAAAGAGTACAAGTTGCGTTAAAATATTTTCCGCAATTAGCGGATATTCAGATTGAATTTAAATTAAAGAAAAACATCAAAAAATCTACAATGCAAGCCAGACCCACTTTTGATAGTTTTTTTAAAAGTAAAAAAAATAGAAAATATTTAATTTTAATCAGTAAAAAATTTAAAATCTCTGATCAAGAATTTTCTACTTTAGATATACCTGATGATATTTTTATTGGTTGGATTGGTCACGAATTAGGGCATATTATGGATTATCAAGATAGAAGTAGATTTAATTTAATTTTGTTTGGACTTAAATATTTGTTTTCAGAAAATCATATTGTAGAAGCAGAAAGAGCAGCAGATCGTTTTGCTGTGAAACATAAAATGGAAGATTACATTTTAAAAACAAAGAATTTTATTTTAAACCACGCAGAAATCTCAGAAGTGTATAAAAATAGAATGAGAAGATATTATTTATCTCCAGAAGAAATTATGTTTTTGGTAGAAGACCGAGATAAAATGGCAGATAAGCT contains:
- the ccsA gene encoding cytochrome c biogenesis protein CcsA, whose product is MKNFLNFLYSTRLMAVLFFLFATAMGVATFIENDFGTQTSKALVYNTWWFEVIMIFFVINFFGNIFRYKLLRKEKWPVLMFHLAFLFIIIGAGVTRYVGFEGIMLIDEGETTNKFLSETTYVNLIVDNNEVQKSKHEPILLSAWGSNSWSFSDNFKGKDYEVNLVDYIPWAEKKLVEDENGVEHLFIVESSSGNRHEHYIKSGTVANIHNVLVGFNAEDNNANINIFKRNDSLKILSKADGNYQVMATQQQGGLVKDSIQDFKLRSLYNVAGLPFVVPQYPSKGTMKTVSGPKDDKVLDVIVLDIKTGSETQRVELTGGKFNNDNAQDFTLDGLNFRLWYGAKILETPFSVKLNDFQLEKYPGSESAASYASEVTVIDTDETFDFRIFMNHILDHKGYKFFQSSYDLSGEREQTHLSVNHDWWGTFITYLGYSLLYTGLICIFFAKNTRFDSLKNSLNKIRKKKALMSLTAALFISAFSFGQEADHDHSDPNHMHTTTTQSEQQQSSPHRVNRITDQQVDSILKANLVSLEHAEDFNKLVIQDAGGRMKPAHTFASELVRKVAQTETLHDMEPSQVLLSIIENARLWYEVPAIYLEKNNFKIREQLGLAKTAKYARLSDFFSDRGEYIIKNQIEEAQKKKIQNKFEKDLIKIDRRVGLLYSAIGGGILRVYPIPNDENNKWVSHPEIANSKILKTKDSLYVPKLLPLYMQLLQTAKRNGDYSKANKILDGIKTYQKKYGAEVYPTERKIDLEIAYNKLGIFIKSSIFYMILGLLLIFIEILKIFYYKSKVLNYIVKGLIALIILSFLFHTFGLISRWYISGNAPWSNAYESIIYVAWATMAFGLYLGKKSALTIGATTFLAAIILAFAHQNWLDPEIANLQPVLNSWWLLVHVSIIVASYGPFSLGMILGVVSLILIAFTNEKNKKRMDVNIKELTVINEMAITVGLVMLTIGNFLGGMWANESWGRYWGWDPKETWALISIMIYAFVLHMRLIPGLRGKYTFNLWTIIAYASIMMTYFGVNFYLSGLHSYASGDRVITPSSVFYSVGFVAILGALAWFKHKKYYKK